From the genome of Bacteroidia bacterium:
ATCGAAGTGGAAAAGGGCTATGTTTATTTTGCCTTGGCCTTTTCACTCATTGTGGAATACCTCAATATTAAACGCAGATCCATCGCAGCCAAAGCCGGTCATTCCCATAAATCAAACGAATAATCTTTTATATTTCTACCATGAATCTTCATACTCATTGCCTCATCATCGGAAGCGGTCCTTCAGGTTATACCGCTGCTATATATGCTTCCAGAGCCGATTTGAAACCAATTATGCTTACCGGTTTGCAGCCTGGTGGTCAATTAACCATTACTACCGAAGTGGATAATTTCCCAGGTTATCCCGATGGTGTTCAAGGCCCCGAAATGATGGAAGATCTTCGCAAACAAGCCTTGCGTTTCGGAACCGATATTCGCTATGAAATGGCTACCAAAGTGGATTTCTCAAAAAGACCTTTCTCCGTTACCGTTGACGATAAGTATGAAATTACAGCCGATTCTGTAATTGTATCAACAGGCGCCTCAGCCAAATGGTTGGGCCTTCCTTCCGAACAAACGTTTAATGGCTTTGGTGTCTCTGCTTGTGCTGTTTGTGATGGTTTTTTCTACCGTGGACAAGATGTAGCTATCGTTGGTGGTGGTGATACCGCGGCCGAAGAAGCTACTTACCTCGCAAAACTTTGCCGTAAAGTGTATATGCTTGTTAGAAAAGATGAATTAAGAGCTTCTAAAGCCATGCAAACCAGGGTGTTCAATACCAAAAATATTGAAGTTCTTTTTAACCATGAAACCCTTGAAATCGTAGGCGAACAAACCGTTAATGGGGTAATGGTGAAAAATGTGCTTGAAAACAAAACCTATAAACTGGATGTAGGTGGTTTCTTCGTAGCAATTGGACATAAACCCAATACCGATATTTTCAAGGACTGGCTAACTATGGATGAAACCGGTTACATTAAAACAGTTCCTGGAAGTACCTTTACCAACATCCCAGGCGTTTTTGCAGCAGGTGATGCCCAAGATAAGATCTATCGCCAGGCCGTTACGGCAGCAGGTTCAGGTTGCATGGCCGCCCTCGATGCCGAACGTTGGTTAGCCTCTGAAGGTATTCACTAACCAGTACTTGTTTTCCACCTTTCTTAATTTTTGGTGGAGTTCATTCAGGATGATTAGTTTGCGGGCCCCCTTCCGCCTACATTCATATCTGCTTTTTTAATCTTTATTAATGCGGCGTTCGGGTCACGCTATCGGCTGTAGTCCTCGGCCCACTTGGCTAGCGCCGCGCAGGCCTGTGGGCTACTTGCCTCTATCGTTGCCCGAGGTGCAACTCCAATCTGTAGTTTTTTATTCCGAGTTTAACCCAAATTCAGACAGGAGTTTCAGGTTAATTTTGGGGTGAAGAAGTAGTG
Proteins encoded in this window:
- the trxB gene encoding thioredoxin-disulfide reductase; this translates as MNLHTHCLIIGSGPSGYTAAIYASRADLKPIMLTGLQPGGQLTITTEVDNFPGYPDGVQGPEMMEDLRKQALRFGTDIRYEMATKVDFSKRPFSVTVDDKYEITADSVIVSTGASAKWLGLPSEQTFNGFGVSACAVCDGFFYRGQDVAIVGGGDTAAEEATYLAKLCRKVYMLVRKDELRASKAMQTRVFNTKNIEVLFNHETLEIVGEQTVNGVMVKNVLENKTYKLDVGGFFVAIGHKPNTDIFKDWLTMDETGYIKTVPGSTFTNIPGVFAAGDAQDKIYRQAVTAAGSGCMAALDAERWLASEGIH